One stretch of Halobaculum marinum DNA includes these proteins:
- a CDS encoding translation initiation factor IF-2 subunit beta — MDYDEMLGRAVEETPDIDERGSRFEVPDPEVRPEGNVTVVENFQTLVDRLNRDEGDLLKFLQDDLGTAASIDEKGRARLTGDFKQSRVADAVTEYTDGYVICSECGLPDTRIVEQSGTDVLKCDACGAITSLGE; from the coding sequence ATGGACTACGACGAGATGTTAGGTCGTGCGGTCGAGGAGACGCCCGACATCGACGAGCGCGGGTCGCGCTTCGAGGTACCCGACCCGGAGGTCCGCCCCGAGGGCAACGTCACCGTCGTCGAGAACTTCCAGACGTTGGTCGACCGCCTCAACCGCGACGAGGGAGACCTCCTGAAGTTCCTCCAGGACGACCTGGGGACGGCGGCGAGCATCGACGAGAAGGGCCGCGCGCGCCTCACCGGCGACTTCAAGCAGTCTCGGGTTGCCGACGCCGTCACCGAGTACACCGATGGCTACGTGATCTGTTCGGAGTGTGGCCTGCCCGACACGCGGATTGTCGAGCAGAGCGGGACGGACGTGTTGAAGTGCGACGCCTGCGGTGCGATCACCAGCCTCGGCGAGTAA
- a CDS encoding DUF555 domain-containing protein, whose protein sequence is MDCRVVVEAAVPVYDVETADEAVRIAISKTGEMLNPDLNYVEISMGERTSPDGEQLPPAFVVADEALVALELEMTVFNVEREEHASRIARKEIGQRLHDVPLKVLRVEELTEDGDDARGDGGGDPGSGVDRPVHGSDADDDLLPEFEEMVDEER, encoded by the coding sequence CGAGACGGCCGACGAGGCGGTCCGGATCGCCATCTCGAAGACCGGGGAGATGCTCAACCCGGACCTCAACTACGTCGAGATCTCGATGGGGGAGCGCACCTCACCCGACGGCGAACAACTGCCCCCCGCGTTCGTCGTCGCCGACGAGGCGCTCGTGGCCTTGGAACTGGAGATGACGGTGTTCAACGTGGAACGCGAGGAGCACGCCTCGCGGATCGCACGCAAGGAGATCGGACAGCGTCTCCACGACGTGCCGCTGAAGGTGCTCCGCGTGGAGGAGTTGACCGAGGACGGCGACGACGCCCGCGGCGACGGCGGCGGCGACCCTGGGTCGGGTGTGGACCGGCCGGTCCACGGGTCGGACGCGGACGACGACCTCCTCCCGGAGTTCGAGGAGATGGTCGACGAGGAACGGTAA
- a CDS encoding UPF0058 family protein codes for MKKQELIHLHGLLSEVRSEYEEWGTELDLTEYKDLGVKPTSIHRSKTDHKAAVFKLASGITSSAETETTETVAPNAD; via the coding sequence ATGAAGAAGCAGGAGCTCATTCACCTGCACGGCCTTCTCAGCGAGGTACGCAGCGAGTACGAGGAGTGGGGTACAGAACTCGATCTGACCGAGTACAAGGACCTTGGCGTCAAACCGACATCGATCCACCGATCGAAGACGGATCACAAAGCCGCCGTGTTCAAACTGGCATCGGGAATCACGTCCTCGGCCGAGACGGAGACGACGGAGACCGTCGCTCCCAACGCCGACTGA